A genomic stretch from Amycolatopsis sp. 195334CR includes:
- a CDS encoding LCP family protein, which yields MNEEQLIRQAIADEAARAVPAEEVLAGMRSRRERRPRRPVLPVVVAGLAAAAAVVVTVVVVQPSADPVAPVAAAPTGTDVLLVGTDENGHADAIVLSRLDADGVVRGVSLPRDTWTGQSKLNATYAERGIEGLTAAVEALTGVKPAHHAVVDMAGFARLSEAVGGVEVCLRNATSDPRTGASFPAGAQTLSGERALNFLRQRVGLPNGDLDRTTRQRAFLGSLVGKLSGAPADVAKLVQGNVRTDPAWDVGEFASRVRGAGDLAVMPTLGERQVNGMSVLEADPAAVKSFVDNLFRGVQGGGPESGPGTGPGGAAPCVN from the coding sequence ATGAACGAGGAACAGCTGATCCGCCAGGCGATCGCCGACGAGGCGGCGCGGGCGGTGCCCGCCGAGGAGGTGCTGGCCGGGATGCGCTCCCGGCGCGAGCGCCGCCCTCGCCGGCCGGTGCTGCCGGTGGTGGTGGCCGGCCTGGCGGCCGCCGCGGCGGTGGTGGTCACCGTGGTGGTGGTCCAGCCGTCCGCCGATCCGGTGGCGCCGGTGGCCGCGGCCCCCACCGGGACCGACGTCCTGCTGGTCGGCACGGACGAAAACGGGCACGCCGACGCGATCGTGCTGTCCAGGCTCGATGCGGACGGCGTGGTGCGCGGGGTGTCGCTGCCGCGCGACACCTGGACCGGCCAGTCGAAGCTGAACGCGACCTACGCCGAGCGCGGCATCGAGGGCCTCACCGCGGCGGTGGAGGCGCTGACCGGGGTGAAGCCCGCGCACCACGCCGTCGTCGACATGGCGGGCTTCGCCCGGCTGAGCGAAGCGGTCGGCGGGGTCGAGGTCTGCCTGCGGAACGCGACGAGCGATCCGCGCACCGGCGCGTCGTTCCCCGCCGGTGCGCAAACGCTTTCGGGCGAGCGCGCACTGAACTTCCTGCGCCAGCGGGTGGGCCTGCCGAACGGCGACCTCGATCGCACCACCCGGCAGCGCGCCTTCCTCGGCAGCCTGGTCGGCAAGCTGTCCGGCGCTCCCGCGGACGTCGCGAAACTGGTGCAGGGCAACGTGCGCACCGACCCGGCGTGGGACGTGGGGGAGTTCGCCTCGCGGGTCCGGGGCGCCGGTGACCTGGCCGTCATGCCCACGCTCGGCGAGCGGCAGGTCAACGGGATGTCCGTGCTGGAGGCCGATCCGGCCGCCGTGAAGTCCTTTGTGGACAACCTGTTCCGCGGGGTGCAGGGTGGCGGGCCGGAGAGCGGCCCGGGGACCGGGCCGGGTGGCGCCGCGCCCTGCGTGAACTGA
- a CDS encoding SigE family RNA polymerase sigma factor, giving the protein MPDGFDQFAADRLDRLLRYATAVTCDRHLAQDIVQDVLLRAQRRWSRIEQMDAPYLYVKRMVTNEYLSWRHRRAARDIASSQRTLDALTPPVGDPAVQHAERDAMRARIAVLPRRQRAALVLRFYEDCTDQEIAQVLGCTESTVRSHISRALGTLRADSRIPAEVTR; this is encoded by the coding sequence GTGCCGGACGGGTTCGACCAGTTCGCCGCCGATCGGCTCGATCGGCTGCTGCGGTACGCCACCGCGGTGACCTGTGACCGCCACCTCGCCCAGGACATCGTGCAGGACGTGCTGCTGCGCGCCCAGCGCCGCTGGTCCCGGATCGAGCAGATGGACGCGCCGTACCTCTACGTCAAGCGCATGGTCACCAACGAGTACCTGTCGTGGCGGCACCGCCGCGCGGCCAGGGACATCGCTTCGTCGCAGCGCACGCTCGACGCGCTGACCCCGCCGGTCGGCGACCCGGCGGTCCAGCACGCCGAACGCGACGCGATGCGCGCGCGGATCGCCGTGCTGCCGCGCCGCCAGCGCGCGGCGCTCGTGCTGCGGTTCTACGAGGACTGCACCGACCAGGAGATCGCCCAGGTGCTCGGCTGCACGGAAAGCACCGTGCGCAGCCACATTTCCCGCGCGCTCGGCACCTTGCGCGCGGACAGCCGGATTCCCGCGGAGGTGACGCGATGA
- a CDS encoding beta-N-acetylhexosaminidase: MTGFDGLLPRPVSVSPGTGVSTVDTVTHREDAGIPAEGYRLEITTDAITLSASDAAGRFYGMQTLKQLRGPSAFRAAGFTPDPVPCGVVVDHPRFAWRGCLLDVARNFRTKAEVLRFLDLLAAHKLNVLHFHLTDDQGWRLEIPRFPKLTSVGGWRHGSMVGRHDGPERDGRPHGGFYTADDLREIVAYAAERQITVVPEIDVPGHSQAAIAAYPELGGGEPVEVWTSWGINPRLLDPTESTVDFYREVLDAVLEIFPSEVIAIGGDEVPGVTERHAWFVDRMIEHLESRGRRALGWDEILDGKPATSAIIGSWRGEEAGVVAASAGHDVVMCPEQHVYLDHRQADHPDEPIPVGFLRTLADFYAYEPYPAEMPEEARPRVLGAQAQVWSEHLDTARRVDYAVFPRLCAFAEVVWSSGPRDFDEFSARLTEAHLPRLDALGVEYRPLDGPHPWQTRPGVPGRPR; the protein is encoded by the coding sequence GTGACCGGCTTCGACGGGTTGCTCCCCCGGCCGGTCTCGGTCTCCCCCGGCACCGGCGTGTCCACTGTGGATACCGTGACGCACCGCGAGGACGCGGGCATCCCGGCCGAGGGCTACCGGCTGGAGATCACCACGGACGCGATCACGCTGAGCGCGTCCGACGCGGCCGGGCGGTTCTACGGGATGCAGACGCTCAAGCAGTTGCGCGGTCCGTCCGCGTTCCGCGCCGCCGGGTTCACCCCGGACCCGGTGCCCTGCGGCGTGGTCGTCGACCACCCGCGGTTCGCCTGGCGCGGCTGCCTGCTCGACGTGGCGCGCAACTTCCGCACCAAGGCCGAGGTGCTGCGGTTCCTCGACCTGCTCGCCGCGCACAAGCTGAACGTGCTCCACTTCCACCTGACCGACGACCAGGGCTGGCGGCTGGAGATCCCGCGGTTCCCGAAGCTGACCTCGGTCGGTGGCTGGCGGCACGGGTCGATGGTCGGCAGGCACGACGGGCCGGAGCGGGACGGGCGGCCGCACGGCGGTTTCTACACCGCCGACGACCTGCGGGAGATCGTCGCCTACGCGGCCGAGCGGCAGATCACCGTGGTGCCGGAGATCGACGTGCCGGGGCATTCGCAGGCGGCCATCGCGGCCTACCCGGAACTGGGTGGCGGCGAGCCGGTCGAGGTGTGGACCTCGTGGGGGATCAACCCGCGCCTGCTCGACCCCACGGAGTCCACAGTGGACTTCTACCGCGAGGTGCTGGACGCGGTGCTGGAGATCTTCCCCAGCGAGGTGATCGCCATCGGCGGTGACGAGGTGCCGGGGGTGACCGAGCGCCACGCGTGGTTCGTCGACCGGATGATCGAGCACCTGGAAAGCCGGGGGCGGCGGGCGCTGGGCTGGGACGAGATCCTCGACGGCAAGCCGGCCACCTCGGCGATCATCGGCTCGTGGCGGGGTGAGGAGGCCGGGGTGGTCGCCGCCTCGGCCGGGCACGACGTGGTGATGTGCCCGGAGCAGCACGTGTACCTGGACCACCGGCAGGCCGACCACCCGGACGAGCCGATCCCGGTCGGTTTCCTGCGCACGCTGGCGGATTTCTACGCCTACGAGCCGTATCCGGCGGAGATGCCGGAGGAGGCGCGGCCCCGGGTGCTGGGGGCGCAGGCGCAGGTGTGGAGCGAGCACCTGGACACCGCGCGGCGGGTCGACTACGCGGTTTTCCCGCGGCTGTGCGCTTTCGCCGAGGTCGTGTGGTCCAGCGGCCCGCGTGACTTCGACGAGTTCTCGGCCCGGCTCACCGAGGCCCACCTGCCCCGGCTGGACGCATTGGGCGTCGAATACCGCCCACTGGACGGGCCGCACCCGTGGCAGACCCGGCCCGGGGTTCCCGGCCGCCCGCGCTGA
- a CDS encoding serine hydrolase, which yields MTFDLTRWQTRFDELRAAHQVPGATLAVLVDGEIHELASGVLHNGTGVEATTDSVFQLGSVSKVHTATLVLQLAEAGKLDLDAPVRDVLPEFAVADAEATKTVTARQLLTHTSGISGDFTLDTGRNDDCLERYVDACGEVGQDVAPGVAISYSSTGYNILGRIIEVLTGQSWDDALRDRLLTPLGMTSSVTLPEDVLCFRAAMGHEGEEPMPAWTLIPRSGGPYGGTLCSTAADVVRLAKLHLDGGTAPDGTRVLGAASVAQMQRHAVDVPDRWTVSSDGWGLGWTLYDWDGVTGYGHDGAATGQYSYLRVFPHAGVAAVLLANGGHSRHLYADLLGELLGELAGARMPASFAPAEQPPAVDFAQYHGIYRREGVELTVSSVDGKPHLRYAFVGGMAHFAPPMELDLVPVSETVFAAPGLGAFAGDWMPIVFATLPDGTLCLYSGMRAAPRA from the coding sequence ATGACCTTCGACCTCACCCGCTGGCAGACCCGGTTCGACGAGCTGCGCGCGGCGCACCAGGTACCCGGCGCCACGCTCGCCGTGCTCGTCGACGGCGAGATCCACGAACTGGCCAGCGGTGTGCTGCACAACGGCACTGGCGTCGAGGCGACCACCGATTCGGTGTTCCAGCTCGGCTCGGTGTCCAAAGTGCACACTGCGACGCTGGTGCTGCAGCTGGCCGAAGCCGGGAAGCTGGACCTCGACGCCCCGGTCCGCGACGTACTGCCGGAGTTCGCGGTGGCCGACGCCGAGGCGACCAAAACCGTGACCGCGCGCCAGTTGCTGACCCACACCAGCGGCATCAGCGGCGATTTCACCCTGGACACCGGCAGAAACGACGACTGCCTCGAACGCTACGTCGACGCCTGCGGCGAGGTCGGCCAGGACGTCGCGCCCGGCGTCGCGATCTCCTACAGCAGCACCGGGTACAACATCCTCGGCCGCATCATCGAAGTGCTCACCGGCCAGAGCTGGGACGACGCGCTGCGCGACCGCCTGCTCACCCCGCTCGGCATGACCAGTTCGGTGACCCTGCCCGAGGACGTGCTGTGCTTCCGCGCCGCAATGGGCCACGAGGGTGAGGAACCCATGCCCGCGTGGACGCTGATCCCGCGCTCCGGCGGCCCGTACGGCGGCACGCTGTGCTCGACCGCCGCCGACGTGGTCCGGCTGGCGAAGCTGCACCTCGACGGTGGCACCGCACCGGACGGCACCCGCGTGCTCGGCGCCGCGAGCGTGGCCCAGATGCAGCGGCACGCGGTCGACGTGCCGGACCGGTGGACGGTCAGCTCCGACGGCTGGGGCCTGGGCTGGACGCTCTACGACTGGGACGGCGTCACCGGCTACGGCCACGACGGCGCGGCCACCGGCCAGTACTCCTACCTGCGGGTGTTCCCGCACGCCGGGGTGGCCGCCGTGCTGCTGGCCAACGGCGGCCACTCCCGGCACCTGTACGCGGACCTGCTCGGTGAGCTGCTCGGCGAACTGGCCGGCGCGCGGATGCCCGCCTCGTTCGCGCCCGCCGAGCAGCCGCCTGCCGTGGATTTCGCCCAGTACCACGGGATCTACCGCCGCGAAGGCGTGGAGCTCACCGTGTCCTCTGTGGACGGAAAGCCGCACCTGCGGTACGCCTTCGTCGGCGGCATGGCGCACTTCGCGCCGCCGATGGAACTGGACCTGGTGCCGGTCTCGGAGACCGTGTTCGCCGCCCCGGGGCTCGGCGCGTTCGCCGGGGACTGGATGCCGATCGTGTTCGCCACCCTGCCCGACGGCACGCTCTGCCTGTACTCCGGCATGCGCGCCGCGCCCCGGGCCTGA
- a CDS encoding TetR/AcrR family transcriptional regulator: MTGDEVVASVWTRPRRGREQPALSREQIVAEAVRLLDADGLEALSMRTLGKALNAGATSLYRHVANKDELIELVVDEVYGEIEVPEIGAGGWREAAVGCARSVRAMIVRHPWIASALGNVGLSHLGPNVMSLNDGMIGLFEDAGFSLPEADRALGAMFSFVIGMGITEAAWLSMLARSGKTEREWGDILRPTVEAATAPYPRLHRLFVESTADADLTEEREDSFDYGLSRVLDGIEARLS, from the coding sequence ATGACGGGTGACGAAGTGGTGGCCTCGGTGTGGACGCGGCCCCGGCGCGGGCGCGAGCAACCGGCGCTGAGCCGGGAGCAGATCGTGGCCGAGGCGGTGCGGTTGCTCGACGCCGACGGGCTGGAGGCGCTGAGCATGCGCACGCTCGGCAAGGCGCTGAACGCCGGGGCGACCTCGCTCTACCGGCACGTGGCGAACAAGGACGAGCTGATCGAGCTGGTCGTGGACGAGGTCTACGGCGAGATCGAGGTGCCCGAGATCGGCGCGGGCGGGTGGCGCGAAGCGGCCGTGGGCTGCGCGCGGAGCGTGCGCGCGATGATCGTGCGGCACCCGTGGATCGCTTCGGCGCTGGGCAACGTCGGGCTCTCGCACCTCGGCCCGAACGTGATGTCGTTGAACGACGGCATGATCGGCCTGTTCGAGGACGCCGGGTTCTCGTTGCCGGAGGCGGATCGCGCGCTGGGCGCGATGTTCTCGTTCGTGATCGGCATGGGCATCACCGAGGCGGCGTGGCTGAGCATGCTCGCGCGCAGCGGGAAGACCGAGCGGGAGTGGGGCGACATCCTCCGGCCGACGGTGGAAGCCGCGACCGCGCCCTACCCCCGCCTGCACCGGCTGTTCGTCGAATCCACCGCGGACGCCGACCTGACCGAAGAACGCGAGGACAGCTTCGACTACGGCCTTTCCCGCGTACTCGACGGCATCGAAGCCCGCCTGAGTTAA